A portion of the Mesobacillus sp. AQ2 genome contains these proteins:
- the atpA gene encoding F0F1 ATP synthase subunit alpha codes for MSIKAEEISALIKSQIENYQSEIQVSDVGTVISVGDGIARAHGLDNVMAGELVEFSNGVMGMAQNLEENNVGIIILGPFTDIREGDEVRRTGRIMEVPVGEQLIGRVVNPLGQPVDGMGPINTTKTRPIEYAAPGVMDRKSVHEPLQTGIKAIDALVPIGRGQRELIIGDRQTGKTSVAIDTILNQKGQDMICIYVAIGQKESTVRNAVETLRKNGALDYSIVVTASASQPAPLLYLAPYAGVTMAEDFMYDGKHVLVVYDDLSKQAAAYRELSLLLRRPPGREAYPGDVFYLHSRLLERAAKLSDAKGAGSITALPFIETQAGDVSAYIPTNVISITDGQIFLQSDLFFSGVRPAINAGLSVSRVGGSAQIKAMKKVSGTLRLDLASYRELEAFASFGSDLDKATQAKLNRGARTVEVLKQDLNKPLAVEKQVAILYALTRGFLDDIPLQDIRRFEGEFLSWLDHNHTEVLDHIRSTKELPSDDDMAAALNAFKKTFAVSE; via the coding sequence ATGAGCATCAAAGCTGAAGAAATCAGTGCGCTGATAAAATCGCAAATCGAAAATTATCAGTCGGAAATTCAAGTGAGTGATGTGGGTACAGTTATCAGTGTTGGTGACGGTATCGCCCGTGCTCATGGCCTCGACAATGTCATGGCTGGAGAACTTGTTGAATTTTCAAACGGCGTTATGGGTATGGCACAAAACCTGGAAGAAAATAACGTCGGTATCATCATCCTTGGACCTTTCACGGACATCCGCGAAGGCGACGAGGTACGCCGTACGGGCCGCATCATGGAGGTTCCTGTTGGGGAACAGCTTATCGGCCGCGTCGTAAACCCACTTGGACAGCCAGTGGATGGCATGGGTCCAATCAACACAACTAAAACTCGTCCAATCGAGTACGCTGCACCAGGCGTTATGGATCGTAAATCCGTTCATGAGCCATTGCAGACTGGTATCAAGGCGATCGACGCTCTTGTGCCAATCGGCCGCGGACAGCGTGAATTGATCATCGGTGACCGCCAGACTGGTAAAACATCTGTAGCGATCGATACAATCCTTAACCAAAAAGGCCAGGACATGATCTGTATCTACGTTGCAATCGGACAGAAGGAATCAACTGTACGTAATGCGGTTGAAACACTCCGTAAGAACGGCGCGTTAGATTATTCTATCGTTGTTACAGCATCTGCTTCCCAGCCAGCTCCATTGCTATACCTTGCTCCGTACGCAGGTGTTACAATGGCTGAAGACTTCATGTACGATGGCAAGCATGTGCTTGTAGTATATGATGACCTTTCAAAACAAGCGGCAGCATACCGTGAACTTTCCTTGCTGCTTCGCCGTCCTCCAGGCCGTGAAGCTTACCCAGGGGATGTATTCTACTTGCACTCACGCTTGCTAGAGCGTGCTGCTAAGTTGAGCGACGCTAAAGGAGCGGGTTCAATCACAGCACTTCCGTTCATTGAAACGCAGGCAGGCGACGTTTCTGCTTACATTCCAACGAACGTTATCTCAATCACAGACGGACAGATCTTCTTGCAGTCCGACCTATTCTTCTCTGGCGTTCGTCCAGCGATCAACGCAGGTCTTTCTGTATCCCGTGTAGGTGGATCCGCTCAAATCAAAGCGATGAAGAAGGTATCTGGTACACTGCGTCTTGACCTTGCTTCATACCGTGAATTGGAAGCATTCGCATCGTTCGGTTCTGACCTTGATAAAGCAACTCAGGCAAAACTTAACCGCGGTGCCCGTACGGTAGAAGTACTTAAACAAGATCTTAACAAGCCGCTTGCTGTTGAAAAGCAAGTTGCAATCCTATATGCACTGACTCGCGGCTTCCTGGACGATATTCCATTGCAGGATATCCGCCGCTTCGAAGGTGAATTCCTTTCATGGTTAGACCACAACCATACAGAAGTGTTAGACCATATCCGATCAACGAAGGAACTTCCTTCAGACGACGATATGGCTGCTGCACTAAACGCTTTCAAAAAGACGTTTGCAGTATCTGAATAA
- a CDS encoding F0F1 ATP synthase subunit gamma has translation MASLRDIKNRITSTKKTSQITKAMEMVSAAKWNRGVMNAKAFVPYMEKIQEVTASIAMGSKDSNHPMLNSRPVKKTGYLVITSDRGLAGAYNSNVLRQLYQTIQQRHKSNDEFAIIAIGRVGRDFFQSRGMNVVLDIVGIADQPSFSEIQDIASSTVGMFSDGTFDELYIYYSHYVSAIAQEVTDKKLLPLTDIGAASTKLTSYEFEPNAEEILEVLLPQYAESLIYGALLDSKASEHAARMTAMRNATDNAKELINSLSLSYNRARQAAITQEITEIVGGAAALE, from the coding sequence ATGGCATCTTTACGCGATATAAAAAACCGTATTACTTCGACTAAAAAGACGAGCCAGATTACCAAGGCAATGGAGATGGTATCCGCAGCTAAATGGAACCGTGGGGTCATGAACGCGAAAGCATTCGTTCCTTACATGGAAAAAATCCAGGAAGTGACTGCCTCAATCGCAATGGGCAGCAAGGATTCCAACCACCCAATGCTGAACAGCCGTCCAGTCAAGAAGACGGGATATCTAGTGATTACATCTGACCGCGGACTAGCAGGGGCTTACAACAGTAACGTCCTTCGCCAGCTGTACCAGACAATCCAGCAACGCCATAAATCAAATGATGAGTTTGCGATCATCGCGATCGGGCGTGTCGGCCGTGACTTTTTCCAAAGCCGTGGCATGAACGTTGTCCTTGACATCGTTGGCATCGCTGACCAGCCGTCCTTCTCTGAGATCCAGGATATCGCCAGCAGCACAGTTGGCATGTTCTCGGATGGAACATTTGATGAATTATATATTTACTACAGTCATTACGTCAGCGCGATCGCTCAAGAAGTAACCGATAAGAAACTGCTTCCGTTAACGGATATTGGCGCAGCTTCAACAAAGCTTACTTCATATGAATTTGAGCCGAACGCTGAGGAGATCCTGGAAGTTCTCTTGCCGCAATACGCAGAAAGCTTGATTTACGGAGCACTGCTTGACAGCAAAGCAAGTGAACACGCTGCTCGTATGACAGCCATGAGAAACGCGACGGACAACGCGAAAGAGCTGATCAATTCCCTCAGCTTGAGCTACAACCGCGCGCGTCAGGCTGCGATTACCCAGGAAATCACCGAAATCGTCGGTGGAGCTGCAGCGCTCGAATAG
- a CDS encoding F0F1 ATP synthase subunit delta gives MSNSTVAKRYALALFQLASEKQALPQVEEELRTVKEVVVNNPELTAFLKSPKLPNEKKKEVLKQAFGSVSTYVLNTLMILVDRHREDQIADVADQFIALANDAKGVAEAKVYSVQPLSAEQAEALSASFAPQVGKQSLQIENIVDSNLLGGVKLRIGNRIFDGSLRGKLDRLERKLLG, from the coding sequence ATGAGCAACTCTACAGTAGCAAAACGCTATGCCCTGGCACTTTTTCAACTCGCTTCTGAAAAGCAGGCTCTCCCACAGGTTGAGGAAGAGCTTCGCACAGTAAAAGAAGTTGTTGTGAACAATCCGGAATTGACTGCATTTTTAAAGTCTCCGAAACTTCCTAATGAGAAGAAGAAAGAGGTTTTGAAGCAGGCATTCGGATCTGTAAGCACGTATGTCCTTAACACTTTGATGATTTTGGTTGACCGCCACCGCGAAGACCAGATCGCAGACGTTGCTGACCAGTTCATCGCCCTTGCAAATGATGCAAAAGGTGTGGCTGAAGCAAAAGTCTATAGTGTCCAGCCACTTTCGGCTGAGCAGGCTGAAGCTCTTTCAGCTTCGTTCGCGCCACAGGTTGGCAAACAGTCACTTCAAATTGAAAACATTGTAGATTCCAATTTGCTTGGAGGCGTAAAGCTTCGCATTGGAAACCGCATTTTTGACGGCAGCTTGCGCGGCAAGCTCGATCGTTTAGAACGTAAATTGCTAGGCTAA
- a CDS encoding F0F1 ATP synthase subunit B, translating into MLTMNFVLGAASGLNTGDILFQLVMFLVLLALLKKFAWGPLMGIMKEREEHIAGEIGAAEKSRAEAQKLLEEQRDMLKQARTEAQGLIENAKKQGDLQRDEIIALARTESDRIKESAKLEIEQQKEQAVAAIREQVASLSVLIASKVIEKEISAADQEKLINEYIQEAGNAR; encoded by the coding sequence GTGTTAACAATGAATTTTGTATTGGGAGCGGCTTCCGGCCTAAATACTGGAGATATTTTGTTCCAGCTTGTTATGTTCCTTGTTTTGTTAGCATTGCTTAAAAAGTTCGCTTGGGGTCCATTGATGGGCATCATGAAGGAACGTGAAGAGCATATTGCTGGTGAAATCGGAGCGGCTGAAAAGAGCCGTGCAGAAGCACAAAAACTTTTGGAAGAACAGCGTGATATGCTTAAGCAGGCACGCACAGAAGCACAGGGCCTAATTGAAAATGCAAAGAAACAGGGCGACCTTCAGCGTGATGAAATCATTGCACTGGCACGTACTGAATCTGACAGAATCAAAGAATCTGCGAAGCTTGAAATCGAACAGCAGAAGGAGCAGGCTGTTGCAGCGATCCGCGAACAAGTTGCTTCACTTTCTGTCTTGATCGCTTCTAAAGTAATCGAGAAGGAAATCTCTGCAGCTGACCAGGAAAAGCTCATCAATGAATACATTCAAGAGGCGGGTAATGCCCGATGA
- the atpE gene encoding F0F1 ATP synthase subunit C: MGLLAAAIAIGLAALGAGIGNGLIVSRTVEGIARQPEARGMLQTTMFIGVALVEAIPIIAVVIAFMVIGG; encoded by the coding sequence ATGGGTCTATTAGCAGCAGCAATCGCAATTGGTTTAGCAGCACTTGGTGCAGGTATTGGTAACGGTTTGATCGTATCACGTACAGTAGAAGGTATCGCTCGTCAGCCAGAAGCTCGCGGTATGCTTCAAACTACAATGTTCATCGGGGTTGCGTTGGTTGAAGCGATTCCTATCATCGCAGTAGTTATCGCGTTCATGGTAATCGGTGGTTAA
- a CDS encoding NADH-quinone oxidoreductase subunit C: MSGEKDLEQIKREAAQKAKELAKQRQAAKQAGEGNDPKEVADKVAEPEEKQTEAKAEAPAGDDAELAKKKAAAAANAKAAALAKMKANEQSGEAPEAKEEVSAPVEGQDADLAKKKAAAAAKAKAAALAKMKATGQIEENAEAPAASETPAAADAPAGDDDDLAKKKAAAVAKAKAAAAAKRKAQAEAEGGADASTDDDDLAKKKAAAVAKAKAAAAAKRKAQEAAGGEDASAGDDDLAKKKAAAVAKAKAAAAAKAKAAAGGGSADDEKAKAIAAAKAKAAAAAKAKSAAGAKAGADEPVEEKKPSPNQPYLDKYVKAITDNLGDDILEDSYINPLSKDVPTLVAKKESYYRLAEFLKYNELLGFDYLSELHGTDFQTHMEVYVHLYSYKNRQSVALKVKLDRDQPAIESLANLWAGANWPECETYDLLGIKFEGHPDLHRIMLGEDWVGHPLRKDYEPYDVEV; the protein is encoded by the coding sequence ATGAGCGGGGAAAAGGATTTAGAGCAAATAAAAAGAGAAGCAGCCCAAAAGGCGAAGGAGCTTGCAAAGCAGCGTCAGGCTGCCAAACAAGCAGGGGAAGGAAATGACCCGAAAGAGGTTGCCGACAAAGTCGCAGAACCTGAAGAAAAACAAACTGAAGCAAAAGCGGAAGCACCTGCTGGTGACGATGCCGAGCTAGCGAAAAAGAAAGCCGCAGCCGCAGCGAACGCAAAGGCAGCTGCACTTGCAAAAATGAAAGCCAACGAGCAGTCTGGGGAAGCTCCAGAGGCAAAAGAAGAGGTTTCGGCTCCGGTCGAAGGACAGGATGCTGATTTGGCCAAGAAAAAAGCAGCTGCAGCCGCAAAAGCAAAGGCAGCCGCTCTCGCAAAGATGAAAGCGACTGGCCAGATAGAGGAAAACGCCGAAGCTCCAGCAGCATCAGAAACTCCAGCAGCAGCGGATGCTCCAGCCGGAGACGACGATGATTTGGCGAAAAAGAAAGCCGCAGCCGTAGCGAAAGCCAAGGCAGCAGCGGCAGCGAAAAGGAAGGCGCAGGCCGAGGCAGAAGGTGGAGCGGACGCTTCAACGGATGACGATGACCTTGCGAAAAAGAAAGCCGCAGCCGTAGCGAAGGCAAAGGCAGCAGCGGCAGCAAAAAGGAAAGCACAGGAGGCAGCTGGAGGAGAAGACGCTTCAGCAGGTGACGATGATCTGGCGAAGAAGAAAGCCGCAGCTGTAGCGAAAGCGAAGGCGGCCGCAGCAGCAAAAGCAAAAGCGGCAGCAGGCGGTGGCTCAGCTGACGATGAAAAAGCGAAAGCAATTGCAGCGGCAAAGGCAAAAGCAGCCGCAGCAGCGAAGGCGAAGTCAGCAGCTGGCGCGAAAGCCGGAGCAGATGAGCCTGTCGAAGAGAAGAAGCCATCTCCAAACCAGCCTTACCTTGATAAATATGTAAAAGCAATCACCGACAATCTTGGCGATGACATTTTGGAAGATTCCTATATTAACCCTCTTTCAAAGGATGTCCCAACGCTTGTGGCAAAGAAAGAATCCTATTATCGCCTGGCTGAATTCCTGAAGTACAATGAACTGCTTGGATTCGATTATCTGTCAGAGCTTCACGGAACGGATTTCCAGACCCATATGGAAGTGTATGTTCACTTGTACTCATACAAGAACAGACAGTCAGTAGCGTTGAAAGTTAAGCTTGACCGTGACCAGCCGGCCATCGAGTCATTGGCGAACCTGTGGGCAGGAGCGAACTGGCCAGAGTGTGAAACCTACGACCTTCTTGGCATCAAATTCGAAGGCCATCCTGACCTCCATCGCATCATGCTTGGTGAAGACTGGGTCGGCCACCCATTAAGAAAAGACTATGAACCGTATGATGTGGAGGTGTAG
- the atpD gene encoding F0F1 ATP synthase subunit beta, translated as MNKGRVLQVMGPVVDVKFESGNLPEIYNALKIVTSDADVNIELTLEVALHLGDDTVRTIAMSSTDGLKRGVEVLDTGAPISVPVGDVTLGRVFNVLGESIDLDAPIAAESRRDSIHREAPTFEQLSTEVEILETGIKVVDLLAPYIKGGKIGLFGGAGVGKTVLIQELINNIAQEHSGISVFAGVGERTREGNDLYHEMTDSGVIKQTAMVFGQMNEPPGARMRVALTGLTMAEYFRDEQGQDVLFFMDNIFRFTQAGSEVSALLGRMPSAVGYQPTLATEMGKLQERITSTNVGSVTSIQAIYVPADDYTDPAPATTFAHLDATTNLERKLSEMGIYPAVDPLASTSRALTPEIVGEEHYSVARRVQQTLQRYRELQDIIAILGMDELSDEDKLTVHRARRVQFYLSQNFHVAEQFTGQPGSYVPVKETVKGFAEILDGKYDHLPEDAFRLVGRIEEVIENAKRMGVEV; from the coding sequence ATGAACAAAGGACGCGTTCTCCAGGTTATGGGTCCGGTTGTTGACGTTAAGTTTGAAAGCGGCAATCTTCCAGAGATCTATAACGCTTTGAAAATTGTAACCAGCGATGCGGATGTGAACATCGAACTAACTCTTGAAGTAGCCCTTCACTTAGGCGATGACACAGTTCGTACAATCGCGATGTCTTCCACAGACGGCCTTAAGCGCGGCGTGGAAGTATTAGATACAGGTGCTCCAATCTCCGTTCCGGTTGGGGACGTAACACTAGGGCGTGTATTCAACGTATTGGGTGAGTCAATCGACCTTGACGCTCCAATCGCTGCTGAATCACGCCGCGATTCAATCCACAGGGAAGCTCCAACATTCGAACAGCTTTCAACTGAGGTAGAAATCCTTGAAACAGGTATCAAGGTAGTTGACCTTCTTGCTCCATATATCAAGGGTGGTAAGATCGGATTGTTCGGTGGTGCCGGTGTAGGTAAAACTGTACTAATCCAGGAATTAATCAACAACATCGCTCAAGAGCACAGCGGTATCTCCGTATTCGCAGGTGTTGGTGAGCGTACACGTGAAGGTAACGACCTTTACCACGAAATGACTGACTCTGGCGTTATCAAGCAAACAGCGATGGTATTCGGACAGATGAACGAGCCGCCAGGAGCACGTATGCGTGTTGCCCTGACTGGTTTGACAATGGCTGAATATTTCCGTGATGAGCAAGGACAGGACGTTCTTTTCTTCATGGATAACATCTTCCGTTTCACACAAGCAGGTTCCGAGGTTTCTGCCCTACTTGGCCGTATGCCATCAGCGGTAGGTTACCAGCCGACTCTTGCAACTGAAATGGGTAAATTGCAGGAACGTATCACATCTACTAACGTAGGTTCTGTTACTTCCATCCAGGCGATCTATGTACCTGCCGATGACTACACTGACCCGGCTCCGGCTACAACTTTCGCTCACTTGGATGCAACAACGAACCTTGAGCGTAAGCTTTCTGAAATGGGTATCTACCCTGCGGTAGATCCGCTTGCTTCGACTTCACGTGCATTGACACCTGAAATCGTTGGCGAAGAGCACTACTCAGTAGCTCGCCGCGTACAGCAAACTTTACAGCGTTACAGAGAACTTCAGGACATCATCGCAATCCTGGGTATGGATGAGCTTTCTGACGAAGATAAGCTGACTGTACACCGCGCTCGCCGCGTCCAGTTCTACCTGTCACAAAACTTCCACGTAGCCGAGCAGTTCACAGGACAGCCAGGTTCTTACGTGCCAGTTAAAGAAACAGTTAAAGGATTCGCAGAAATCCTTGACGGCAAATATGACCACCTTCCAGAAGATGCATTCCGCCTAGTTGGCCGAATCGAAGAAGTTATCGAGAATGCAAAACGTATGGGTGTAGAGGTCTAA
- a CDS encoding NADH-quinone oxidoreductase subunit A: protein MEQLNLYQNNYLIVFVFLCLGVLLPIVALFAAKLLRPKYKNDERKYTTYESGMEPFSDARVQFNVRYYVFALMFVIFDVETAFLYPWAVAYEKLGIFALIEMLIFVVMLLIGLIYAWKKKVLKWI from the coding sequence ATGGAACAGTTGAATCTATATCAAAATAACTATTTGATAGTCTTTGTGTTCCTATGTCTCGGGGTATTGCTTCCAATCGTAGCCTTGTTTGCGGCTAAGCTTCTGAGGCCGAAATACAAGAACGACGAGCGGAAATATACCACCTACGAGAGCGGGATGGAACCGTTCAGCGATGCACGGGTCCAGTTTAATGTCCGTTATTATGTGTTTGCCCTTATGTTCGTTATTTTTGATGTAGAAACAGCGTTTTTGTATCCATGGGCTGTCGCCTACGAGAAGCTGGGGATCTTCGCATTGATTGAAATGCTGATTTTCGTCGTAATGCTTCTAATCGGACTCATCTACGCATGGAAAAAGAAGGTGCTAAAATGGATTTAA
- a CDS encoding NADH-quinone oxidoreductase subunit D has product MIRTEEMLLNVGPQHPSTHGVFRLVLKIDGEIIVEAKPVIGYLHRGTEKLAENLQYTQIIPYTDRMDYVSAMTNNYVIVHAVETMMGVQIPERAEYLRVLAMELNRVASHLLWWGTFILDFGATSPLLYAFRDREMILNLLNELSGARLTFNYMRVGGVKWDAPEGWIEKVAEFVPYLREQLKGYHQLVSGNEIFLNRTKNIGTYTKEDAINYSLSGPNLRSTGVKWDLRKDEPYSIYDRFDFDIVTRDEGDALARYYVRMGEIEESLKIIEQAVQQFPKEGEIMAKVPKIIKAPKGEAFVRIEGSRGEIGCYISSDGKKEPYRLKFRRPSFYNLQILPKLLEGESISNLIAILGAVDIVLGEVDG; this is encoded by the coding sequence GTGATACGCACAGAAGAAATGCTCTTGAACGTGGGCCCGCAGCACCCTAGTACACACGGTGTATTCCGCCTCGTTCTCAAAATCGACGGGGAAATCATTGTAGAAGCGAAGCCGGTCATCGGCTATTTGCACCGCGGCACTGAAAAGCTGGCGGAAAATCTGCAATATACCCAGATCATTCCTTACACAGACCGGATGGACTATGTGTCAGCGATGACGAATAACTATGTCATCGTCCATGCTGTGGAAACGATGATGGGCGTCCAAATTCCGGAACGCGCCGAGTACTTAAGAGTACTTGCAATGGAGCTGAACAGGGTTGCCAGCCACCTGCTGTGGTGGGGAACATTCATCCTCGACTTTGGTGCGACAAGCCCACTGCTTTACGCATTCCGAGACAGGGAGATGATCCTGAATCTGCTGAATGAACTGTCTGGTGCTCGTCTGACGTTCAACTACATGCGTGTAGGCGGCGTCAAATGGGATGCTCCGGAAGGATGGATTGAAAAGGTAGCGGAATTCGTGCCATACCTGAGGGAACAGCTGAAGGGCTATCACCAGCTTGTATCAGGGAATGAAATCTTCCTTAATCGTACGAAGAATATCGGTACATATACAAAGGAAGACGCAATCAATTATTCATTGAGCGGCCCGAACCTGCGTTCAACCGGAGTCAAGTGGGATTTGCGCAAGGATGAGCCGTATTCAATCTATGACCGTTTCGACTTCGATATTGTCACGCGTGACGAAGGCGATGCGCTGGCCCGCTATTATGTACGGATGGGCGAAATCGAAGAATCATTAAAAATCATTGAACAGGCTGTGCAGCAATTCCCGAAAGAGGGAGAAATCATGGCCAAGGTTCCAAAGATCATCAAGGCTCCAAAAGGGGAAGCGTTTGTCCGGATCGAAGGCTCCCGGGGCGAAATTGGCTGCTATATTTCCAGCGATGGCAAAAAAGAGCCGTACCGCCTCAAGTTCAGAAGGCCTAGTTTCTATAATCTGCAAATCCTCCCTAAACTGCTCGAAGGTGAAAGCATCTCAAATCTGATTGCAATTTTAGGAGCGGTTGATATCGTTCTTGGGGAGGTAGACGGATAA
- a CDS encoding NADH-quinone oxidoreductase subunit B — translation MDLKLDDLSPAEAAELQRNVFVTTLEQVKGWARSNSMWPMTFGLACCAIEMMASSSAHYDLDRFGTFYRNSPRQSDVMIVSGTVTKKMAPTVRRLYDQLAEPKWVIAMGSCATAGGPYVKSYSVVKGVDQIVPVDVYIPGCPPNPAALIYGINKLKEKIRYEAKTGKKVI, via the coding sequence ATGGATTTAAAATTGGATGATTTATCACCAGCAGAAGCGGCAGAACTCCAAAGGAATGTATTCGTGACAACTCTTGAACAGGTAAAAGGCTGGGCCAGAAGCAACTCGATGTGGCCAATGACTTTTGGTCTTGCGTGCTGCGCGATTGAAATGATGGCGTCCAGTTCGGCTCACTATGACCTTGACCGTTTTGGGACGTTCTACAGGAACTCACCTCGTCAATCCGATGTCATGATTGTTTCAGGTACCGTAACGAAGAAAATGGCTCCGACTGTCCGCAGGCTGTATGACCAGCTGGCAGAACCAAAGTGGGTAATCGCGATGGGTTCTTGCGCGACAGCAGGTGGACCATATGTAAAATCATACTCAGTTGTAAAGGGAGTCGACCAGATTGTACCGGTTGATGTATACATACCGGGATGCCCGCCGAACCCAGCAGCATTGATTTACGGGATTAATAAATTGAAAGAGAAAATCCGTTATGAGGCGAAAACCGGGAAGAAGGTGATCTAA
- a CDS encoding F0F1 ATP synthase subunit epsilon — translation MKTIKVSVVTPDGPVYESDVEMVSTKASTGELGILPGHIPMVAPLQIGAVRLKNGSNYEFIAVSGGFLEVRPEQVTILAQSAEQSSEIDLERALRAKERAEQRLHERKQENIDFKRAELALQRAINRISVAERRI, via the coding sequence ATGAAGACGATTAAAGTCAGTGTTGTTACTCCCGATGGGCCGGTGTATGAATCAGATGTTGAAATGGTAAGCACAAAAGCAAGCACAGGCGAGCTTGGAATCTTGCCAGGCCACATTCCAATGGTTGCACCGCTACAAATTGGCGCTGTCCGTTTGAAAAATGGCAGCAATTACGAGTTCATTGCAGTAAGCGGCGGCTTCCTTGAGGTCCGTCCCGAGCAGGTAACCATCCTTGCTCAATCTGCAGAACAATCATCTGAAATCGATCTTGAACGTGCATTAAGAGCAAAGGAACGCGCTGAACAGCGCCTGCATGAAAGAAAGCAGGAGAACATCGACTTCAAGCGTGCAGAACTTGCCCTTCAGCGTGCAATCAACCGTATTTCAGTTGCTGAACGCAGAATTTAA
- the nuoH gene encoding NADH-quinone oxidoreductase subunit NuoH — protein MVQELLESSAGLMNFSIFFVLAVVLLFVILGFVTMAILAERKVLGFMQGRYGPAHVGGKWGLLQSVADVVKLLVKEDLIPKAADKPLFIIAPVIAFAPSFMVMATIPLTDKLQFADLNVGFLYYIAISGLTIVGMLMAGWASNNKYSLLGGMRAAAQMISYEIPLVMSVLGIVLLSGSLNLNEIVETQQNNGWFILWQPIAFIVFFIAATAELNRVPFDLAEAENELVAGFHTEYSGFRWAMFMLAEYVYMFAMSALITVLFLGGWLPLPFLGFIPGAVWFALKFSLVVYILIWFRATFPRIRADQLMEFAWKVLLPVALANIFLSALIKEFFTNFF, from the coding sequence ATGGTTCAGGAGCTACTCGAATCCAGTGCTGGCCTTATGAATTTCAGCATCTTCTTCGTCCTGGCTGTCGTCCTTTTGTTCGTAATCCTTGGATTCGTAACAATGGCGATTCTGGCAGAGAGGAAAGTGCTTGGTTTCATGCAGGGCCGTTATGGTCCAGCCCATGTCGGCGGTAAGTGGGGGCTGTTGCAATCCGTTGCCGACGTTGTAAAGCTTCTTGTAAAAGAAGACTTAATTCCAAAAGCAGCGGATAAGCCGCTGTTCATCATCGCACCGGTCATCGCGTTCGCGCCGTCCTTCATGGTCATGGCGACGATCCCGCTGACGGATAAACTGCAATTTGCCGACTTGAATGTCGGATTCCTGTATTATATAGCGATTTCAGGCCTGACGATTGTCGGGATGCTGATGGCAGGCTGGGCATCCAACAATAAATACTCATTGCTTGGCGGTATGCGTGCCGCGGCCCAGATGATTTCCTACGAAATCCCGCTGGTCATGAGTGTTTTGGGGATTGTCCTGTTATCAGGCAGCCTTAACCTGAATGAGATCGTTGAAACACAGCAGAACAACGGCTGGTTCATCCTGTGGCAGCCGATCGCGTTCATCGTGTTCTTCATTGCCGCTACCGCTGAACTGAACAGGGTGCCATTCGACCTTGCCGAAGCGGAGAACGAACTTGTTGCCGGTTTCCACACAGAGTATTCCGGATTCCGCTGGGCGATGTTCATGCTGGCTGAATATGTGTATATGTTCGCAATGTCTGCTTTGATCACTGTATTATTCCTTGGAGGCTGGCTGCCGCTCCCATTCCTCGGCTTCATCCCTGGAGCTGTATGGTTCGCGCTCAAGTTCAGCTTAGTGGTTTATATCCTCATTTGGTTCCGTGCTACGTTCCCGCGTATCCGTGCAGACCAATTGATGGAGTTCGCCTGGAAAGTGCTTTTGCCGGTTGCGCTGGCAAACATCTTCCTGTCGGCATTGATCAAAGAATTTTTCACTAATTTTTTCTAA